From Chloroflexota bacterium, the proteins below share one genomic window:
- a CDS encoding competence/damage-inducible protein A: MKAEILSIGTELLRGEVDDTNATYLAAQLSLAGIEVCWVTVVDDDLEKLTEAFQRAIARSDIVLATGGLGPTADDLTREAIARVMGEEPQICEALEQQLRSLFQSIGWAMPSHNLKQATLIPSAQPIPNPRGTAPGWWVEKEGKTIVAMPGPPREMQPMWQNEVMPRLCQRTQETVILSRTLKTFGLSEAAVDEMVGPVFLLSNPGLGIYAKTDGIHLRLVARAGSREEAERFIKDAEDKLRHILTGYIWGTDDDTLENVVAKLLIDKGLTVATMESCTGGLLATTLTDVPGSSACFKGGFVPYSNEAKIALGVDADLIQRHGAVSAQVAEAMAQAARQQLRADIGIGSTGVAGPDALEGKPPGLVYIAVADSQGVESVKANYPPGRIEVKRRATTHALFLLRQRLMSRMVEKRRTESS; this comes from the coding sequence CACCAATGCCACCTACCTGGCAGCTCAACTGTCCCTGGCGGGAATTGAGGTCTGCTGGGTCACCGTGGTGGACGATGACCTGGAAAAGCTGACCGAGGCTTTTCAGCGGGCGATTGCCCGTTCTGACATCGTTTTGGCCACTGGGGGGTTGGGGCCTACTGCTGATGACCTCACCCGAGAGGCTATCGCCCGGGTGATGGGTGAAGAACCGCAGATTTGCGAGGCGTTAGAGCAGCAGTTGCGTTCTCTTTTCCAGTCTATCGGATGGGCCATGCCTTCCCACAACCTGAAGCAGGCAACCCTGATCCCCTCTGCCCAACCCATCCCCAATCCGAGAGGTACGGCCCCTGGCTGGTGGGTGGAAAAAGAGGGCAAGACAATAGTGGCCATGCCTGGCCCGCCCAGGGAAATGCAACCCATGTGGCAAAACGAGGTCATGCCCAGATTGTGCCAGAGGACTCAAGAGACAGTCATTCTTTCTCGGACGTTGAAGACCTTTGGCCTCTCTGAAGCAGCAGTTGACGAGATGGTCGGCCCTGTTTTCTTATTGTCCAACCCTGGCCTTGGCATTTATGCCAAGACAGATGGCATCCACCTCAGGCTGGTGGCCAGGGCCGGAAGTCGTGAAGAAGCAGAAAGATTTATCAAGGACGCTGAAGACAAGCTACGGCATATCTTGACTGGCTACATCTGGGGTACGGATGACGACACCCTGGAAAACGTGGTGGCGAAGCTTCTTATCGACAAGGGACTGACCGTGGCGACCATGGAGTCCTGCACAGGTGGGCTCCTGGCAACCACCCTGACCGATGTCCCCGGAAGCTCTGCCTGCTTCAAAGGCGGGTTTGTGCCTTACTCCAACGAGGCGAAAATAGCTCTTGGAGTGGATGCCGATCTTATCCAGCGTCATGGAGCCGTGAGCGCGCAGGTGGCTGAGGCGATGGCCCAGGCAGCAAGGCAGCAGCTTAGAGCGGACATCGGAATCGGCAGCACCGGGGTAGCCGGGCCAGACGCACTGGAAGGGAAGCCTCCCGGATTAGTATATATCGCCGTTGCTGATAGCCAGGGGGTGGAGAGCGTGAAAGCGAACTACCCACCCGGGCGCATAGAAGTGAAACGCAGGGCTACCACCCATGCCTTGTTCTTGCTGCGGCAGAGATTGATGTCCCGGATGGTGGAG